One genomic region from Stutzerimonas decontaminans encodes:
- a CDS encoding MFS transporter: MSIADASALPDSVYRQPGFLPFLISRVLAMFAVQILAVVVAWQVYDMTRDPLSLAYVGLAQFIPMFLLLMPAGDLIDRYDRKRILALSWALEAICAAALLWLSLSDGAVLSFYIVLVFYGCARAFTGPALSSLLPQIVPRERLAAAIAANSMIVRGSTIAGPVVGGGLYALGGGGLTYAACLLFFLAAILLLQRVPVRYGEAMQALESTAWQRFTAGIHFIRSRPIILGTISLDLFAVLLGGVVALLPIYAQEVLEVGPTGLGALRSAMALGEVLVGFYLSTRPFNRHVGMTMFIAVAVFGLANMVFALSSLFWLSFAALFVAGGADMVSMYIRSSLIQFSTPDAMRGRVNAVNMLFIGSSNELGEFRAGFSASWFGAMPAALLGSLCTLAVTGGWMLGFRSLRQVNRFEDAAPEAQPARTG; this comes from the coding sequence ATGTCTATTGCCGACGCATCCGCTTTGCCTGATTCCGTCTACCGTCAGCCTGGCTTCTTGCCGTTTCTGATCAGTCGCGTACTGGCCATGTTCGCCGTGCAGATTCTCGCTGTCGTGGTGGCGTGGCAGGTGTACGACATGACCCGTGATCCGCTGTCGCTGGCTTATGTCGGGCTGGCCCAGTTCATCCCGATGTTTCTGCTGCTGATGCCCGCCGGCGATCTGATCGACCGTTACGATCGCAAGCGCATCCTCGCCCTGAGCTGGGCGCTCGAGGCGATCTGTGCGGCGGCTCTGTTGTGGCTCTCGCTCAGCGACGGGGCGGTGCTCAGCTTCTATATCGTTTTGGTCTTCTACGGCTGCGCCCGTGCCTTTACCGGGCCGGCGTTGTCCAGCCTGCTGCCGCAGATCGTGCCGCGCGAGCGCCTGGCTGCGGCCATCGCCGCCAACAGCATGATCGTGCGCGGCTCTACCATCGCTGGGCCAGTGGTTGGCGGCGGCCTGTATGCGCTGGGCGGTGGCGGGTTGACCTACGCAGCCTGTCTGCTGTTCTTCCTTGCGGCGATCCTGCTATTGCAGCGCGTGCCGGTGCGCTACGGCGAGGCAATGCAGGCGCTGGAATCCACGGCCTGGCAGCGTTTCACCGCGGGCATCCACTTCATCCGCTCGCGGCCGATCATTCTCGGAACCATTTCGCTGGATCTGTTCGCCGTGCTGCTCGGTGGCGTAGTCGCGCTGCTGCCGATCTATGCCCAGGAAGTACTGGAAGTCGGCCCGACCGGCCTCGGTGCATTGCGCAGCGCCATGGCTCTCGGTGAAGTGCTGGTGGGCTTCTACCTGAGCACGCGGCCGTTCAACCGCCACGTCGGCATGACCATGTTCATTGCAGTAGCGGTATTCGGCCTGGCGAACATGGTCTTCGCGCTGTCCAGCCTGTTCTGGCTGTCGTTCGCCGCGCTGTTCGTTGCTGGCGGTGCGGATATGGTCAGCATGTACATCCGTTCATCGCTGATCCAGTTCTCTACGCCGGACGCAATGCGCGGGCGGGTCAATGCGGTGAACATGCTGTTTATTGGCTCGTCCAACGAGCTAGGTGAATTCCGAGCGGGCTTTAGCGCCTCCTGGTTTGGCGCGATGCCGGCAGCGCTGCTGGGTAGCCTCTGTACGCTGGCGGTCACCGGCGGCTGGATGCTCGGCTTCAGGAGCCTGCGCCAGGTGAACCGTTTCGAGGATGCCGCGCCCGAGGCCCAGCCCGCCCGTACTGGCTGA
- a CDS encoding TetR family transcriptional regulator has protein sequence MRRTKEDAEQTRLKVIAAALELFSRNGYSNTTLAMIAEAAGFSRGPIYWHFKSKDELYEAVLGYSQVPLERLIEQSRELAADPRAALEHFITEWFRLLLEERWYRQSFEILLNKTELTAQMASTLKRERKLTRTMVQLLEEMIAKVQANEESARSLAVLLYSSLMGITHTWLLSPKLFSLREQAPCMVCSLLALVAPAANTD, from the coding sequence ATGCGCCGTACCAAAGAAGACGCCGAACAGACCCGCCTCAAGGTGATCGCCGCGGCACTCGAGCTGTTCAGTCGCAACGGCTACTCCAATACCACCCTGGCAATGATCGCCGAAGCCGCCGGCTTCAGCCGCGGGCCGATCTACTGGCATTTCAAGAGCAAGGACGAACTCTACGAAGCAGTCCTTGGCTATTCCCAGGTGCCACTGGAGCGGCTGATCGAACAGAGCCGAGAACTTGCCGCCGATCCGCGCGCCGCGCTGGAACACTTCATCACGGAATGGTTTCGCCTGCTGCTGGAGGAGCGCTGGTATCGCCAGTCCTTCGAGATCCTGCTGAACAAGACTGAGCTCACCGCGCAGATGGCCAGCACGCTGAAACGCGAGCGCAAGCTGACGCGGACCATGGTGCAATTGCTGGAAGAAATGATCGCAAAGGTGCAAGCGAACGAAGAATCGGCGCGCTCGCTCGCCGTGCTGCTCTATTCGAGCCTGATGGGCATCACCCACACCTGGCTGCTGTCACCGAAGCTGTTCTCGCTCAGAGAACAGGCGCCCTGCATGGTATGCAGCCTGTTGGCGCTGGTAGCGCCTGCCGCTAACACAGATTGA
- the tusC gene encoding sulfurtransferase complex subunit TusC — protein MARSMLIISRQAPWSGPSAREALDIVLAGGAFELPLGLLFLDDGVFQLVASQRAASLEQKDLTANLQALPLFGVDALFAARRSLAERNLNESALALPVEVLDDAGLSALINRYDHVITI, from the coding sequence ATGGCGCGTTCCATGCTTATCATCAGCCGCCAGGCGCCCTGGTCTGGCCCCTCGGCGCGCGAGGCGCTGGACATCGTGCTGGCTGGTGGGGCGTTCGAATTGCCGTTGGGGCTGCTGTTTCTCGACGACGGCGTGTTCCAGCTCGTCGCGTCACAGCGGGCTGCTTCGCTCGAGCAGAAAGACCTGACCGCGAATCTGCAGGCGCTGCCGTTGTTTGGTGTCGATGCGCTGTTCGCGGCACGCCGCAGCCTGGCCGAGCGCAACCTGAATGAATCCGCTCTGGCGCTGCCCGTCGAGGTGCTCGATGACGCTGGCCTGAGTGCCCTGATCAACCGCTATGACCATGTGATCACGATCTGA
- the tusD gene encoding sulfurtransferase complex subunit TusD: MKFVIALFAPPHSPAARRALRFAEAALAGGHEITRLFFYQDGVHSASANIVAAQDELDVAAEWSRFVSANQLDGVVCIAAGLRRGVLDAGEAQRYQRPAANLAAGWELSGLGQLHEAAQQADRLVCFGGQ; the protein is encoded by the coding sequence ATGAAATTCGTAATCGCTCTGTTCGCCCCGCCTCACTCGCCGGCTGCCCGCCGCGCGTTGCGCTTCGCCGAAGCTGCACTGGCCGGCGGCCACGAGATCACCCGTTTGTTCTTCTATCAGGACGGCGTGCACAGCGCCTCAGCGAACATAGTCGCGGCCCAGGATGAGCTGGACGTGGCTGCCGAGTGGAGTCGCTTCGTCAGCGCCAACCAGCTGGACGGCGTGGTCTGCATTGCCGCCGGCCTGCGTCGCGGCGTACTGGATGCCGGCGAAGCGCAGCGCTACCAGCGGCCCGCTGCGAATCTTGCCGCCGGCTGGGAGCTGTCGGGGCTGGGCCAGCTGCATGAAGCGGCGCAACAGGCTGATCGACTCGTCTGCTTCGGAGGCCAATGA
- a CDS encoding DUF1652 domain-containing protein, with translation MKRFRQPEAFAMVQQYYAPLLFSARMDSPSTIRVMLIDEAAGESLLLTGLPCRISLSQADITGLINTIDLDAAALRPALLSKLKRPRLLG, from the coding sequence ATGAAACGCTTCAGGCAACCGGAAGCCTTCGCGATGGTGCAGCAGTACTACGCGCCGCTGCTGTTCAGTGCGCGAATGGATTCGCCATCCACGATACGGGTGATGCTGATAGACGAGGCAGCCGGTGAGTCGTTACTGCTGACCGGCCTACCGTGTCGCATATCTCTTTCCCAGGCCGACATTACCGGCCTGATCAACACCATTGATCTGGATGCCGCTGCGCTTCGGCCTGCGTTGTTGAGCAAGCTCAAGCGCCCGCGCCTATTGGGTTGA
- a CDS encoding Bax inhibitor-1/YccA family protein, translating to MHEHEYALSHTQVEQREVSKVLRNTYGLLAMTLAFSGLVAYMAMQANAAYPNIFVVLIGFYGLFFLTAKLRNSVWGLVSTFALTGFMGYTLGPILNMYLGLANGGELISSALSMTALVFFGLSAYVLITRKDMSFLSGFITAGFFVLIGAMLAGFFFQITGLQLAISAGFVLFSSACILFQTSAIIHGGERNYIMATIGLFVSLYNLFISLLQLLGIFGGDD from the coding sequence ATGCACGAACACGAATACGCGCTTAGCCACACGCAGGTCGAACAGCGTGAGGTCAGCAAGGTCCTGCGCAACACCTACGGGCTACTGGCCATGACCCTCGCGTTCAGCGGGCTGGTCGCCTACATGGCCATGCAGGCCAATGCCGCCTACCCGAATATCTTCGTGGTGCTGATCGGCTTCTATGGCCTGTTCTTCCTCACCGCCAAACTGCGCAATTCGGTATGGGGCCTGGTTTCCACCTTCGCCCTGACCGGTTTCATGGGCTACACCCTTGGCCCGATCCTCAACATGTACCTGGGGTTGGCCAACGGCGGTGAGCTGATCAGCTCGGCGCTGTCGATGACCGCCCTGGTGTTCTTCGGTCTGTCGGCTTACGTGCTGATCACCCGCAAGGACATGAGCTTCCTCAGCGGTTTCATCACCGCGGGCTTCTTCGTGCTGATCGGTGCCATGCTGGCGGGCTTCTTCTTCCAGATCACCGGGCTGCAACTGGCGATCAGCGCCGGCTTCGTCCTGTTCTCCTCGGCCTGCATCCTGTTCCAGACCAGCGCCATCATCCACGGCGGTGAGCGCAACTACATCATGGCCACCATCGGCCTGTTCGTTTCGCTGTACAACCTGTTCATCAGCCTGCTGCAGCTGCTGGGCATCTTCGGCGGCGACGACTGA
- a CDS encoding ABC transporter ATP-binding protein, which produces MSDAKIRVRQVGKTFVSERREVQALQSIDLDIQPNEFVTFVGASGCGKSTLLRIIAGLETLSRGEILLDGKPIDGPGVDRAMVFQHYSLYPWLTVMQNIKFCRQLKVIGDTVRHDGDVESAAGRADALLNLMGLTRFADAYPSQLSGGMQQRVAIARALLPKPATLLMDEPFGALDAQTREVMHDLIRHVHRLEKSTILFVTHDVEEAIYLGSRIVLMAPRPGRIDSIYEVPLPAQRHQDMKLAPEFTELKREILARIRETSGMQTDLEQLAKLSAVAG; this is translated from the coding sequence ATGTCCGATGCCAAGATTCGTGTACGCCAGGTCGGCAAGACCTTTGTCAGCGAGCGCCGCGAGGTGCAGGCGCTGCAGTCGATCGACCTGGACATCCAGCCCAACGAGTTCGTCACCTTCGTCGGCGCCTCGGGCTGCGGCAAATCCACCCTGCTGCGCATCATCGCGGGGCTGGAAACGCTGAGCCGCGGCGAAATCCTGCTCGACGGCAAGCCTATCGACGGCCCTGGCGTCGACCGCGCCATGGTCTTCCAGCACTACAGCCTCTACCCCTGGCTGACGGTGATGCAGAACATCAAGTTCTGCCGCCAGCTAAAGGTGATCGGCGACACGGTGCGCCATGACGGTGACGTGGAGTCCGCCGCCGGCCGCGCCGACGCCCTGCTCAACCTGATGGGCCTAACGCGCTTCGCCGATGCCTATCCCAGCCAGCTCTCTGGCGGCATGCAGCAGCGCGTTGCCATTGCGCGCGCCCTGCTCCCCAAGCCCGCGACGCTGTTGATGGACGAACCGTTCGGCGCGCTGGATGCGCAGACCCGCGAGGTCATGCACGACCTGATCCGTCACGTGCACAGGCTGGAGAAGAGCACCATCCTGTTCGTCACCCACGATGTCGAGGAAGCCATCTATCTCGGCAGCCGCATTGTGCTGATGGCGCCACGTCCCGGGCGTATCGATTCCATCTACGAGGTGCCGCTGCCAGCCCAGCGGCATCAGGACATGAAGCTCGCGCCGGAATTCACCGAACTCAAGCGCGAGATCCTCGCCCGCATCCGCGAAACCTCTGGCATGCAGACCGACCTTGAGCAGCTGGCCAAACTCAGCGCCGTGGCCGGCTGA
- a CDS encoding alpha/beta fold hydrolase, producing MIEIKREKKFFALGEIRLESGERLRNAQLCYQVVGTPNRSRDNLVLIPSYYGGTHWGSLPLLGADGPLAGGDYCVVLTNLFGAGWSTSPSNAAPGQGGADFPRVSLLDNVRAQKALLDRLYGEDWQLALVTGWSMGGMQTLFWAMAYPERVRAILPFCCTAHCWPHNRVFLEGVKAALCADAAWLGGRYSVPPERGLRAFGRAYAGWAYSQAFYRHELWRELRFESLEALLDYWEQDHLEQDANDLLCVLHTWQSADPARSFGDGSLAEALGRIRARAILMPGSSDLYFTVEDARHEASLIPGAELRVLESDWGHCAGGPGRSAAAMQQVFAAMAELLGR from the coding sequence ATGATTGAAATAAAAAGGGAAAAGAAGTTTTTCGCGCTGGGCGAAATCCGCCTCGAAAGCGGCGAGCGTCTGCGCAACGCGCAGCTTTGCTATCAGGTGGTGGGTACGCCGAACCGCTCGCGGGACAACCTGGTGCTGATTCCGAGCTACTACGGCGGCACACATTGGGGCAGCCTGCCCCTGCTTGGTGCAGATGGGCCCTTGGCGGGTGGCGATTACTGCGTCGTGCTGACCAACCTGTTCGGCGCCGGCTGGTCGACCTCGCCGAGCAACGCCGCACCCGGCCAGGGCGGAGCGGACTTCCCGCGGGTCAGCTTGCTGGACAACGTAAGAGCGCAAAAGGCGCTACTTGACCGGCTGTATGGTGAAGACTGGCAGCTCGCTCTGGTGACCGGCTGGTCCATGGGCGGCATGCAGACACTTTTCTGGGCGATGGCCTATCCCGAGCGGGTGCGCGCCATCCTGCCGTTCTGCTGCACGGCGCACTGCTGGCCGCACAACCGGGTGTTTCTCGAGGGGGTCAAGGCGGCGCTCTGCGCCGACGCCGCCTGGCTGGGTGGTCGCTACAGCGTGCCGCCGGAACGCGGCCTGCGGGCTTTCGGCCGCGCCTATGCCGGCTGGGCCTATTCGCAAGCGTTCTATCGTCACGAGCTGTGGCGCGAGCTGCGCTTCGAGAGCCTCGAGGCGCTGCTCGACTACTGGGAGCAGGATCATCTGGAACAGGACGCCAACGACCTGCTCTGCGTGCTGCATACCTGGCAGTCGGCCGACCCGGCCCGCAGCTTCGGCGATGGCTCGCTGGCCGAAGCGCTGGGGCGCATCCGCGCGCGAGCCATCCTCATGCCCGGCAGCAGCGATCTGTATTTCACCGTCGAGGATGCCCGCCACGAGGCCTCGCTGATTCCCGGTGCCGAACTGCGGGTGCTGGAATCGGACTGGGGTCATTGCGCCGGTGGGCCCGGCCGTAGCGCGGCGGCCATGCAGCAGGTGTTCGCAGCGATGGCCGAGCTACTCGGGCGCTAG
- the glnT gene encoding type III glutamate--ammonia ligase, with protein MTSFPLSSVEELKQQLQDKGVKYAMASYVDIHGVIKGKFVPLAHLGQMLRGSELYTGAALDGVPQEISDNEVAAMPDPATATQCSWNRDLAWFASDLYLDGKPFEACSRGILKRQTEAAAELGYTFNLGIETEFFLFKDTPDGGFAPISERDDMAKPCYDPRLLMDNLPIVDELVQAMNEMGWGVYSFDHEDANGQFETDFKYTDALGMADRFVFFRMMANEIARKHGAFATFMPKPSANRTGSGAHYNMSLADIETGKNLFEVDGEDTYGCGVTPLAYHFIAGVLKHAKAICAVIAPTVNSYKRLIRKGAMSGSTWAPVFCCYGNNNRTNMLRIPSQGARVECRAADIGCNPYLGAAMILAAGLEGIRDKLDPGQPHRENMYHYSEQEVAQMGIETLPRTLSEAIDAFEADPLSRQVFGDAMYQAFVDFKRDEWNAYHTHVSDWEIQRYLKFF; from the coding sequence ATGACCAGCTTTCCCCTCTCCTCCGTCGAGGAGCTGAAGCAGCAGTTGCAGGACAAGGGCGTGAAATACGCGATGGCCAGCTACGTCGACATCCACGGCGTGATCAAAGGCAAGTTCGTTCCGCTCGCCCACCTCGGCCAGATGCTGCGTGGCTCGGAGCTCTATACCGGCGCAGCGCTGGATGGCGTGCCGCAGGAGATCAGCGACAACGAAGTGGCTGCCATGCCCGACCCGGCCACCGCCACCCAGTGCAGCTGGAACCGCGACCTGGCCTGGTTCGCCAGCGATCTGTACCTCGATGGCAAACCGTTCGAAGCCTGCTCGCGCGGCATCCTCAAGCGCCAGACCGAAGCCGCCGCCGAGCTCGGCTACACCTTCAACCTCGGCATCGAGACCGAATTCTTCCTGTTCAAGGACACCCCGGATGGCGGCTTCGCGCCGATCTCCGAGCGCGACGACATGGCCAAGCCGTGCTACGACCCGCGTCTGCTGATGGACAACCTGCCTATCGTCGACGAACTGGTGCAGGCCATGAACGAGATGGGCTGGGGCGTCTACTCGTTCGACCACGAGGACGCCAACGGCCAGTTCGAAACCGACTTCAAGTACACCGACGCCCTCGGCATGGCCGACCGTTTCGTGTTCTTCCGCATGATGGCCAACGAAATCGCCCGCAAGCACGGCGCCTTTGCCACCTTCATGCCCAAGCCCTCGGCCAACCGCACCGGCAGCGGCGCGCACTACAACATGTCGCTGGCCGACATCGAAACCGGCAAGAACCTCTTCGAAGTCGATGGCGAAGACACCTATGGCTGCGGCGTGACCCCGCTGGCCTATCACTTCATCGCCGGGGTGCTGAAGCACGCCAAAGCCATCTGCGCCGTCATCGCGCCGACGGTCAACAGCTACAAGCGGCTGATCCGCAAGGGCGCCATGTCCGGCTCGACCTGGGCCCCGGTGTTCTGCTGCTACGGCAACAACAACCGCACCAATATGCTGCGCATCCCGTCCCAGGGCGCGCGAGTCGAATGCCGCGCCGCTGACATCGGCTGCAACCCTTATCTCGGCGCCGCGATGATCCTCGCCGCCGGTCTCGAAGGCATCCGCGACAAGCTCGATCCGGGCCAGCCGCACCGCGAGAACATGTACCACTACAGCGAACAGGAAGTGGCGCAGATGGGTATCGAAACCCTACCGCGCACCCTCAGCGAAGCCATCGACGCCTTCGAGGCCGACCCGCTGTCGCGCCAGGTGTTCGGCGATGCGATGTACCAGGCCTTCGTCGACTTCAAGCGCGACGAATGGAATGCCTACCACACCCACGTTTCCGACTGGGAAATCCAGCGCTATCTGAAATTTTTCTGA
- a CDS encoding putative urea ABC transporter substrate-binding protein has translation MHGTMKKLFCAGAIALAALSPFAQAEEKKTFNLAWTIYVGWMPWKYADESGIMKKWADKYGIEVNISQINDYVESINQYSAGQFDGVVATSMDALSIPAAGGVDTTALIVGSYSNGNDGLVMKGTSDLKQIKGQQVHLVELSVSHYILAKALDSVGLSEKDVKVVNTSDADIVAAFSTADVRNVATWSPLLQEVAATPDAHQVFDSASVPGHVKDLLIVNSETLADNPAFGKAVTGAWYEVMAIMASDTPEGAELRAQLGAASGTDQAGYEAQLEGTHMFFQPAEAIAFISGEQAHEAMDSVRKFSFDHGLLGDGADSADFVGIAMPKGTLGDQGNLKLRFDTSYMQMAADGAL, from the coding sequence ATGCACGGCACCATGAAAAAACTGTTCTGCGCCGGGGCCATTGCCCTCGCCGCTCTTTCCCCGTTCGCCCAGGCCGAGGAGAAGAAAACCTTCAACCTGGCCTGGACCATCTACGTCGGCTGGATGCCCTGGAAGTACGCCGACGAGTCCGGAATCATGAAGAAGTGGGCCGACAAGTACGGGATCGAGGTGAACATCAGCCAGATCAACGACTATGTCGAATCCATCAACCAGTACAGCGCCGGTCAGTTCGACGGCGTGGTCGCCACCAGCATGGATGCGCTGTCCATCCCGGCGGCAGGTGGCGTCGATACCACCGCACTGATTGTCGGCAGTTACTCAAACGGCAACGACGGGCTGGTAATGAAAGGCACCAGCGACCTCAAGCAGATCAAGGGCCAGCAGGTGCACCTGGTCGAACTGTCGGTGTCGCACTACATACTGGCCAAGGCGCTGGACAGCGTCGGTCTTTCGGAGAAGGACGTGAAGGTGGTCAACACCTCGGACGCCGACATCGTCGCTGCCTTCAGCACGGCCGACGTGCGCAACGTGGCGACCTGGAGTCCGCTGCTGCAGGAAGTCGCCGCCACACCGGATGCACATCAGGTCTTCGACTCGGCCAGCGTGCCGGGCCATGTCAAGGACCTGCTGATCGTCAACAGCGAGACGCTGGCCGACAATCCGGCCTTCGGCAAGGCCGTCACCGGCGCCTGGTACGAGGTGATGGCAATCATGGCCAGCGATACGCCGGAAGGCGCCGAGCTGCGTGCCCAGTTGGGAGCTGCATCGGGTACCGACCAGGCCGGCTACGAGGCGCAGCTCGAGGGCACCCATATGTTCTTCCAGCCAGCCGAAGCGATCGCCTTCATTTCCGGCGAACAGGCCCATGAAGCCATGGACAGCGTGCGCAAATTCTCCTTCGATCATGGTCTCTTGGGCGACGGTGCCGACTCGGCGGACTTCGTCGGTATTGCCATGCCCAAGGGCACGCTCGGCGACCAGGGCAACCTGAAGCTGCGCTTCGACACCAGCTACATGCAAATGGCCGCCGACGGCGCGCTGTAA